In Pseudomonas poae, a single genomic region encodes these proteins:
- the uraH gene encoding hydroxyisourate hydrolase translates to MGRLTTHVLDAAHGCPGSAIKVELYRVEGAQLELVATALTNSDGRCDAPLLQGDNYRSGVYQLQFSAGDYYRARGVQLPEPAFLDVVVLRFGISAEQDHYHVPLLISPYSYSTYRGS, encoded by the coding sequence ATGGGACGTTTGACCACACACGTTTTGGACGCTGCGCACGGCTGCCCTGGCAGCGCGATCAAGGTGGAGCTGTACCGCGTCGAAGGCGCGCAGCTGGAACTGGTTGCCACTGCTCTGACCAACAGCGACGGGCGCTGCGATGCCCCGCTGCTGCAAGGCGATAACTACCGCAGCGGCGTGTACCAACTGCAGTTCAGCGCCGGCGACTACTACCGTGCTCGTGGTGTGCAACTGCCGGAGCCCGCGTTCCTGGACGTGGTGGTGCTGCGCTTTGGCATCAGTGCCGAGCAGGATCACTACCATGTCCCGCTACTGATTTCGCCCTACAGCTACTCCACCTATCGCGGTAGCTAG
- a CDS encoding ureidoglycolate lyase: MRTLVIEPLTKEAFAPFGDVIETDGSDHFMINNGSTMRFHKLATVETAKPEDHAIISIFRADAQDMPLTVCMLERHPLGSQAFIPLLGNPFLIVVAPVGDEPVSGLVRAFVTNGRQGINYHRGVWHHPVLTIEKRDDFLVVDRSGTGNNCDEHFFKEDERLILAPTNKRRSDHPTTRVTGER, encoded by the coding sequence ATGCGCACACTAGTGATCGAACCCCTGACCAAAGAAGCCTTCGCCCCTTTCGGAGACGTTATCGAAACGGACGGCAGCGATCACTTCATGATCAACAACGGGTCGACCATGCGCTTTCACAAACTGGCCACGGTCGAAACCGCTAAGCCGGAAGACCACGCCATCATCAGCATTTTCCGCGCCGATGCGCAGGACATGCCGCTGACCGTGTGCATGCTGGAGAGACACCCGCTGGGCAGCCAGGCTTTTATACCGCTGCTCGGCAACCCCTTTCTGATCGTGGTCGCGCCAGTTGGCGATGAACCTGTATCGGGCTTGGTCCGCGCCTTCGTTACCAACGGCAGGCAGGGCATTAATTACCATCGCGGCGTTTGGCACCATCCGGTGCTGACGATCGAAAAGCGGGATGACTTCCTGGTGGTTGATCGCAGTGGCACAGGCAATAACTGCGATGAGCATTTTTTCAAAGAGGATGAGCGGTTGATCCTCGCCCCCACCAATAAGAGAAGGTCTGATCACCCGACAACAAGGGTGACAGGCGAGAGGTAA
- the alc gene encoding allantoicase: MKAYAVPFEKFVNLADARLGTKILSVTDDWFADANRLFQPTPAVWKEGVFDDNGKWMDGWESRRKRFEGYDSAVIRLGVPGSIKGVDIDTSFFTGNFPPSASLEACFLASGDPDENTQWVEVLSAVELQGNSHHYHEINNDKAFSHLRFNIYPDGGVARLRVYGVPFRDWSSVGDNEQVDLAAALNGGRALACSDEHFGRMSNILNPGRGINMGDGWETARRRTPGNDWVIVALGHPGEIEKVIVDTLHFKGNYPDTCSIQGAFVKGGTDSQIETQSLFWRELLPAQKLEMHAEHTFAEQIKALGPITHIRLNVFPDGGVSRLRVLGKVAK; this comes from the coding sequence ATGAAAGCTTACGCCGTACCTTTCGAGAAGTTCGTCAACCTGGCCGACGCCCGTCTGGGCACCAAGATCCTTTCGGTGACCGATGACTGGTTCGCTGACGCCAACCGCCTGTTCCAGCCGACCCCGGCCGTGTGGAAGGAGGGCGTTTTCGATGACAACGGCAAGTGGATGGACGGCTGGGAGTCGCGCCGCAAGCGCTTCGAAGGCTACGACAGCGCAGTGATCCGCCTGGGCGTGCCTGGCTCGATCAAAGGCGTGGACATCGACACTTCATTCTTCACCGGCAACTTCCCGCCGTCGGCCTCCCTGGAAGCCTGTTTCCTGGCCTCGGGCGACCCTGATGAAAACACCCAGTGGGTGGAAGTGCTGTCGGCCGTCGAGCTGCAAGGCAACAGCCACCACTACCACGAGATCAACAACGACAAGGCGTTCAGCCACCTGCGTTTCAACATCTACCCAGATGGCGGCGTGGCGCGTCTGCGCGTCTACGGCGTACCGTTCCGCGACTGGTCCTCGGTGGGCGACAACGAACAGGTTGACCTGGCTGCTGCCCTGAACGGCGGTCGTGCGCTGGCTTGCTCCGACGAGCACTTTGGCCGCATGAGCAACATCCTCAACCCAGGCCGTGGCATCAACATGGGCGACGGCTGGGAAACCGCGCGTCGTCGTACACCGGGCAATGACTGGGTGATCGTCGCACTGGGCCACCCGGGCGAGATCGAGAAAGTCATCGTCGACACCCTGCACTTCAAGGGCAACTACCCGGACACTTGCTCGATCCAGGGTGCGTTCGTGAAGGGCGGCACCGACAGCCAGATCGAAACCCAATCGCTGTTCTGGCGCGAACTGCTGCCGGCGCAGAAGCTGGAAATGCACGCTGAGCACACCTTCGCCGAGCAGATCAAGGCGCTGGGCCCGATTACCCACATCCGCCTGAATGTGTTCCCGGATGGTGGTGTGAGCCGCCTGCGTGTTCTGGGCAAAGTCGCCAAGTAA